In Cryptococcus gattii WM276 chromosome A, complete sequence, one genomic interval encodes:
- a CDS encoding Hypothetical protein (Similar to TIGR gene model, INSD accession AAW41094.1; CNBA6630) yields MVATKERKTRTPRSALHDVVTREYTIHLHKRVHDLSFKKKAPKAIKEIVKFAQKSMGVNDVRVSPGLNQAVWARGVRSPPRRIRVRLERKRNDDEGAKEKLYVVASVVEGVTSFKGLQTAVVENDE; encoded by the exons ATG GTTGCTACCAAGGAACGAAAG ACCCGAACTCCCCGATCCGCCCTCCACGACGTCGTCACCAGGGAGTACACCATCCACCTCCACAAGCGAGTGCACGACCTCTCCTTCAAGAAGA AGGCCCCTAAGGCCATTAAGGAGATCGTCAAGTTCGCTCAGAAGTCTATGGGCGTTAACGACGTCCGTGTCTCTCCCGGTCTTAACCAGGCCGTCTGGGCCCGAGGTGTCCGATCTCCTCCCCGCAGGATCAGGGTCAGGCTcgagaggaagaggaacGACGACGAGGGTGCTAAGGAGAAGTTGTACGTTGTCGCTAGCGTTGTTGAGGGTGTCACCAGCTTCAAG GGTCTCCAAACCGCTGTTGTTGAGAACGACGAGTAA